From the Bacteroidota bacterium genome, one window contains:
- a CDS encoding M4 family metallopeptidase, which produces MKHHLLVAAFAAALSACSISEAHSQMNSPINQKSAGSGDVLQNTYYAIKEAAPFLPAGPDSWLRKELHVSAEMGTVLLNTTTDQLGFIHYRYRQTWKGIPIHDAVFIVHTKDNTIQSVNGCIITEPETSNIISITNNAARERALASVNAATYIWQLPAEEAMLKSQLGDSTASYFPTGNIELLFVLRDNTFHYTYTFDIYAHKPMSRQAVYVDAQSGEILQSLDKISTTNASAQAKTKYSGTRNIHTIKTQNGYFLRDSIRGSGIITLNMNHGISSGTATEFIDSDTIWENINPQQDEAATDAHWGAEMTYDYFLSEFGRKSLDASQCPIFSYVHFSTDYSNAFWDGHRVCYGDGLSPLTAFTSLDICGHELTHGVETYTANFDYYGESGALAEGFSDIFGTAIEFYAKAPTQHGNWLIGEDAGITIRNISNPKSMHCPDTYKGHYWDAAQQVHKNSTVLSHWFYMLCAGDSGINESGNSFSITGIGMEKAAAIAYRTMTVYLIHSSGYSDARYYSILAANELYGSCSNEVKETTNAWNAAGVGDTYISGVTADFVAQQSHYCTPPAIISFTNYSVNASSFTWIFGDGSTSNLVNPTTSYAQPGSYTVTLIADGGGCGSDTLSVMNCISIYGSNASESLMPQSGVSQALTCCQGTLYDSGGQGNYQDFTNGSVTIAPTQATSVLLTFTLFDFADTNDVLFIYDGPNTASPLIGKYTGNSLTATTIQSSGSTITLRQRTNERNSSAGFKMNWQCNQATGTAEPKASIQQLSFYPNPATDVLNIVIATKAGESFSASIIDITGKEVEHRTETANGSSSHFVFDISDLNPGVYFVESQSSGEREVKKLIKK; this is translated from the coding sequence ATGAAACATCATTTACTTGTTGCAGCATTTGCCGCGGCATTATCGGCCTGCAGCATTTCCGAGGCTCACAGCCAGATGAATTCACCCATTAATCAAAAATCGGCCGGCTCAGGGGATGTATTACAGAATACATACTATGCCATCAAAGAAGCCGCACCGTTTCTGCCTGCGGGCCCGGATAGTTGGTTGCGCAAGGAATTGCATGTGTCAGCAGAAATGGGCACAGTTCTTCTTAACACCACTACCGACCAGCTCGGGTTTATCCATTATCGATACCGCCAAACGTGGAAAGGCATTCCTATTCATGATGCTGTATTTATTGTTCACACAAAAGATAACACCATCCAATCAGTCAACGGCTGCATCATTACAGAGCCTGAAACGTCGAATATCATTTCAATAACCAACAACGCAGCTCGGGAAAGAGCGCTGGCATCTGTAAATGCGGCAACGTATATCTGGCAGCTTCCGGCAGAAGAGGCAATGCTGAAAAGTCAACTTGGTGACAGTACCGCATCGTATTTCCCCACAGGAAATATTGAACTGCTGTTTGTTCTCCGGGACAATACCTTTCATTACACTTACACCTTCGATATCTATGCCCATAAACCTATGAGCAGGCAAGCCGTTTATGTTGATGCTCAGAGTGGTGAAATCCTTCAAAGCCTTGATAAAATATCTACAACAAATGCCTCAGCGCAGGCAAAAACAAAATACAGCGGCACGAGAAACATCCATACAATAAAGACTCAGAACGGGTATTTCCTGAGAGATTCCATCCGCGGAAGCGGTATTATAACATTGAACATGAATCATGGGATTTCTTCCGGCACTGCAACGGAATTTATAGACAGTGATACTATTTGGGAAAACATCAACCCACAACAAGATGAAGCTGCCACCGATGCGCACTGGGGCGCCGAAATGACATATGATTATTTTTTATCAGAATTCGGTCGAAAAAGCCTTGATGCAAGCCAGTGCCCCATATTTAGCTATGTTCATTTCAGTACTGATTATTCGAACGCTTTTTGGGACGGGCACCGAGTATGCTACGGCGACGGCCTTTCACCGTTAACCGCTTTCACAAGCCTTGATATTTGCGGCCACGAATTAACCCATGGCGTAGAAACTTACACTGCCAATTTTGACTATTATGGAGAATCGGGGGCGCTTGCTGAAGGCTTTAGCGATATCTTCGGCACGGCCATCGAGTTTTACGCCAAAGCACCCACCCAGCACGGAAACTGGCTGATAGGTGAAGATGCAGGGATAACAATCCGAAACATTTCCAATCCGAAAAGTATGCATTGCCCGGACACCTATAAAGGTCATTACTGGGATGCGGCACAGCAGGTACACAAGAACAGCACCGTACTCAGCCATTGGTTCTATATGCTTTGTGCAGGCGACTCAGGAATCAATGAGTCCGGCAACAGCTTTTCAATAACCGGCATAGGAATGGAAAAAGCTGCGGCTATAGCATACCGCACCATGACTGTTTACCTGATTCATTCATCGGGCTACAGTGATGCCCGCTATTATTCAATTCTGGCGGCCAATGAACTCTATGGCAGCTGCAGTAACGAAGTAAAAGAAACTACGAATGCGTGGAATGCTGCCGGTGTAGGCGATACCTATATAAGTGGCGTAACAGCGGATTTTGTGGCACAGCAGTCGCATTATTGCACGCCTCCTGCGATTATTTCCTTTACAAACTATTCAGTAAATGCGAGCAGCTTCACCTGGATTTTCGGAGATGGCTCAACCTCGAACCTGGTCAATCCTACCACGAGTTATGCTCAGCCGGGAAGTTATACCGTAACACTCATTGCTGACGGCGGCGGATGCGGGTCAGACACATTATCCGTGATGAATTGCATCAGCATTTATGGTTCCAATGCCAGCGAGTCGCTGATGCCACAAAGTGGGGTCAGTCAGGCTCTCACATGTTGTCAGGGCACATTATACGACAGCGGAGGACAGGGCAATTACCAGGATTTCACCAATGGCTCTGTGACCATTGCGCCGACCCAAGCAACTTCTGTTCTGTTAACCTTCACTCTTTTTGATTTTGCGGACACCAATGATGTTTTGTTTATTTATGACGGACCCAACACAGCCAGTCCCTTAATCGGAAAATATACAGGAAATTCGCTGACCGCCACAACAATTCAATCAAGCGGAAGTACCATAACGCTTCGACAGAGAACCAATGAAAGGAATAGTAGTGCCGGCTTTAAAATGAATTGGCAATGCAATCAGGCAACAGGAACTGCTGAGCCTAAAGCGTCCATTCAGCAGCTTTCATTTTACCCGAATCCGGCAACAGACGTGTTGAATATCGTGATTGCGACAAAAGCCGGAGAATCATTCAGCGCTTCAATAATTGATATCACCGGCAAAGAAGTGGAACACAGAACAGAAACGGCAAACGGAAGTTCGTCGCATTTTGTTTTTGATATTTCCGATCTAAATCCAGGAGTGTATTTTGTGGAATCCCAAAGCTCGGGGGAACGGGAAGTAAAAAAACTGATAAAAAAATAA
- a CDS encoding ATP-grasp domain-containing protein: MNNKVIIFHSEIPPDAPADELDVLDEAEFFRKELVLLGYYPVVMPFTFNMNDSISLVKEMQPDFVVNLVETAGGTGRLVHLAPDIFDVLRVNYTGSPAEAIYLTSNKIVSKKLMAFAGIPTPRFIAPGQIHNLPKNDGTRYIIKSLWEHASVGLDEHTMKLLTSVDEIAAELLLRKNRGELCFAEEFIDGREFNISMLGRKDGFNVLPQAEIRFDGYTDEMLKIVGYRSKWDESSYEYHHSNRSFDFTPADEPLLAELRKICGDCWNAFNLKGYVRVDFRIDAAGKPYVLEINANPCISPDSGFVAAASRAGLSGAEVISRIIDDMNVF, translated from the coding sequence CTCGACGAAGCCGAATTTTTCAGGAAAGAACTCGTGTTGTTGGGTTATTATCCCGTCGTAATGCCATTCACATTCAATATGAATGATAGCATTTCGCTGGTGAAAGAAATGCAGCCTGATTTCGTAGTGAATCTCGTTGAAACAGCCGGTGGTACAGGTCGCCTGGTGCATCTTGCACCCGACATTTTTGACGTCCTCAGGGTGAATTATACCGGCAGCCCGGCCGAAGCGATTTATCTTACTTCCAATAAAATTGTCTCAAAAAAGCTGATGGCATTTGCCGGTATTCCTACACCACGCTTTATTGCTCCCGGTCAAATACACAACCTGCCGAAAAACGATGGTACACGCTATATCATCAAATCCCTTTGGGAACATGCCTCTGTGGGTCTTGATGAGCATACCATGAAATTACTCACCTCCGTCGATGAAATAGCAGCGGAATTATTGCTTCGCAAAAACCGCGGCGAACTGTGCTTTGCAGAAGAATTTATTGACGGTCGCGAATTTAATATTTCTATGCTGGGCAGAAAAGATGGTTTTAACGTACTTCCGCAGGCAGAAATCCGCTTCGACGGATATACGGACGAAATGCTGAAGATTGTAGGATACCGCTCCAAATGGGACGAGTCATCATACGAATATCATCATTCCAACAGAAGTTTTGATTTTACACCGGCCGACGAACCCCTGCTGGCCGAATTGAGAAAAATCTGCGGCGACTGCTGGAATGCTTTTAATCTGAAAGGCTACGTGCGTGTCGACTTTAGAATTGATGCCGCCGGAAAACCCTATGTGCTTGAAATCAATGCCAACCCATGCATTTCGCCCGACAGTGGTTTTGTTGCCGCGGCAAGCCGGGCAGGTCTGTCCGGCGCTGAGGTCATAAGCCGCATTATCGACGATATGAATGTTTTCTAA
- a CDS encoding cohesin domain-containing protein: MRIQKPNGNSHNRLKFAIAVFIAAFNFYNAFSQPSECTLTVGSATACPGDTISIPLSFSGLNQPNVSAISLMLEVSDTSVLEFLDISDVHASFPSPNIFYWPGDDDFPPSIWYSWTSGASYPAVTAGTLLNLRFKYKRSASAGLVFPVGWSDIVDGVSTPYSLILNAGNVGSGTLPSAVTVGTSGTALCAGSNIDFSGNATNGTVWSKIAWNWTGPDGFASSSQNPTIASLLPAKSGRYSLIASNNCGDAAAVTSDFIAVSPTGAWQGSSNSDWFNSANWCLSGNVPSVTTDIQILQVGSPFHPLINSTGAVCRNITINSGTLDISGTNNLTVYGNWDDNGTFNPGAGTVAFAGSAAQSISGNSHFSNLEVNNSSGLSIIGAPQISDSLILKLGEISDASGISLAENATITRYLGSFDEAPSFNNKVNIVYRNPVTTGPEIPTAGNILQLLQVNTGDRNIVELGSAAYINASVSFISGALRSNNIFPLVFNDGATASGMSATSFVDGPVQKVGDDAFMFPTGDIQGTAFIWAPIEMSDPGSNVSDAFTAEYFYKSSPANWEPSDMCYGLDHASGVEYWELIRNMGTNFPDLTLYWKDANRSGINNLSELSVAHYEDCRGHLAWSAMQGTAVDDGGGTGHITGTGFSSYSPVTIGAKNGFSNPLPVELVDFNAQCTGTEIELNWTTASETNNDFFIIQRSNDARHWTGIDTLKGAGNSAAQKDYKWFDRSPLPGISYYRLVQVDYNGNSKTFEPTAVGCFENEQTIISISPNPFRENLFVKFNSHLKSPAFITISDMSGRNVYSEVVAPAANENTTTLILGKLNPGSYLLYIISEEFNQHFSIVKVE; encoded by the coding sequence ATGAGAATTCAGAAACCAAATGGCAACAGCCATAATCGATTGAAATTTGCAATTGCTGTGTTTATAGCAGCATTCAACTTTTACAATGCCTTTTCTCAGCCCTCAGAATGCACACTTACAGTTGGCTCCGCCACTGCATGCCCCGGTGATACGATTTCAATTCCGCTTTCCTTCTCGGGATTGAACCAGCCCAATGTTTCGGCTATTTCACTCATGCTCGAAGTGTCTGACACCAGTGTTCTTGAGTTCCTGGATATTTCAGATGTCCATGCATCTTTTCCATCACCTAATATTTTTTATTGGCCGGGCGACGATGATTTTCCTCCTTCAATCTGGTATAGTTGGACGAGCGGTGCATCTTATCCTGCAGTTACAGCAGGTACTTTGCTGAATCTTAGGTTTAAATACAAACGAAGTGCATCAGCCGGTTTGGTGTTTCCTGTCGGATGGAGCGACATTGTCGACGGTGTCTCAACACCCTATTCATTAATTCTAAATGCCGGGAATGTCGGCAGTGGAACTCTGCCATCGGCTGTTACCGTTGGTACCTCGGGAACTGCTCTGTGTGCCGGCAGCAATATTGATTTTTCGGGCAATGCAACCAACGGAACCGTTTGGAGCAAGATAGCCTGGAACTGGACCGGCCCGGATGGATTCGCCTCATCAAGCCAAAACCCTACAATTGCTTCGTTACTTCCTGCAAAATCAGGTCGGTACAGTCTGATAGCAAGCAATAATTGTGGGGATGCTGCTGCTGTAACCAGCGATTTTATTGCCGTTTCTCCCACGGGCGCATGGCAGGGCAGCAGCAATTCCGATTGGTTCAATTCCGCTAATTGGTGCCTGAGTGGGAACGTCCCTTCAGTAACCACCGATATTCAAATTTTGCAGGTTGGGAGCCCGTTTCATCCACTTATAAATTCTACTGGAGCGGTTTGCCGGAATATTACAATTAATAGTGGTACACTTGATATTTCAGGAACCAATAATCTCACTGTATACGGGAACTGGGACGATAATGGAACCTTCAATCCGGGTGCCGGAACTGTGGCGTTCGCCGGAAGTGCGGCGCAATCAATTTCCGGAAATTCTCATTTTTCGAATCTTGAAGTAAATAATAGCAGCGGACTTAGCATTATCGGTGCTCCTCAAATTTCTGATTCTCTCATTCTTAAACTTGGTGAAATTAGTGACGCTTCAGGTATCAGTCTGGCTGAAAATGCTACAATTACAAGGTATTTGGGCTCCTTTGACGAGGCTCCGTCATTTAATAATAAAGTCAATATTGTATACCGAAATCCGGTTACAACAGGTCCCGAAATACCGACCGCCGGCAATATTCTTCAATTGCTACAGGTAAATACGGGCGACAGAAATATTGTTGAACTGGGATCAGCGGCGTATATTAACGCTTCTGTTTCATTTATCTCAGGTGCGCTGCGCTCAAATAATATTTTTCCCCTGGTATTCAATGATGGGGCAACAGCATCCGGAATGTCTGCAACGAGCTTTGTTGACGGACCCGTTCAAAAAGTGGGCGATGATGCCTTTATGTTTCCAACAGGCGACATTCAGGGAACAGCTTTTATTTGGGCACCCATTGAAATGAGCGATCCGGGCAGCAATGTATCCGATGCATTTACAGCGGAATATTTTTATAAATCGTCGCCGGCCAACTGGGAACCTTCTGATATGTGTTATGGCCTTGACCACGCCAGCGGTGTTGAATACTGGGAGTTAATACGCAATATGGGAACAAACTTCCCCGATCTTACACTTTACTGGAAAGATGCAAATCGAAGTGGTATAAATAATCTTTCGGAACTGAGTGTTGCACATTACGAAGATTGTAGAGGTCATCTGGCTTGGTCGGCCATGCAAGGAACAGCTGTTGACGACGGTGGAGGTACCGGTCATATCACCGGAACCGGTTTCTCATCCTATAGTCCGGTAACCATTGGCGCAAAAAACGGGTTTTCAAATCCACTTCCGGTAGAATTAGTGGATTTCAACGCTCAGTGTACCGGAACAGAAATTGAATTAAACTGGACAACAGCCTCCGAAACAAACAACGATTTCTTTATTATTCAACGTTCAAACGATGCCCGCCACTGGACCGGCATTGACACACTGAAAGGCGCAGGAAACAGCGCTGCGCAAAAGGATTACAAATGGTTTGATAGGTCCCCTCTGCCCGGAATTTCATATTACAGACTTGTGCAGGTTGATTACAACGGGAATTCGAAAACGTTTGAACCGACCGCTGTTGGCTGCTTCGAAAATGAACAGACAATTATTAGTATTTCGCCAAATCCGTTCAGGGAAAATCTGTTTGTGAAATTCAATAGCCATCTGAAATCGCCGGCATTCATAACTATTTCAGATATGAGCGGTCGTAATGTGTACTCTGAGGTTGTGGCGCCTGCCGCGAATGAAAACACAACGACGCTCATTCTTGGAAAACTTAACCCCGGTTCTTACCTGCTGTACATTATTTCTGAAGAGTTCAACCAGCATTTTTCGATTGTCAAAGTTGAATAA
- a CDS encoding GNAT family N-acetyltransferase, whose product MTELDITFRDTVLPADPDAVREITESTGFFHDYEIDVAVELVEERLSKGVQSGYHFIFADLNGKTIAYACYGPTPCTKDSFDFYWMAVLNEFRGKGIGKKLIRFTEDGCRKLGGKKLWLDTSSTDKYIPTRTLYLICGYIEAANLKDFYDDGDDKVIFLQKL is encoded by the coding sequence ATGACTGAACTTGATATTACCTTTCGTGATACTGTGCTGCCAGCCGATCCTGATGCTGTGCGCGAGATAACAGAGTCAACAGGCTTTTTTCATGATTATGAAATCGATGTTGCAGTGGAGCTTGTGGAAGAACGTCTCAGTAAAGGTGTTCAAAGCGGATACCATTTTATTTTTGCAGACCTTAACGGGAAAACCATTGCTTATGCCTGTTACGGACCCACTCCATGCACCAAAGACAGCTTCGACTTCTACTGGATGGCAGTTCTGAATGAATTTCGCGGAAAAGGAATTGGCAAAAAACTGATTCGTTTTACCGAAGACGGTTGCCGCAAACTTGGCGGGAAAAAATTATGGCTCGATACTTCATCCACCGACAAATACATCCCGACACGAACGCTGTATCTGATATGCGGTTATATTGAAGCTGCCAATCTTAAAGATTTCTATGACGATGGCGACGACAAAGTAATCTTCCTCCAGAAACTTTAA
- a CDS encoding SAM-dependent methyltransferase: MSEKKGVLYLLPAPLDPEFSYAVLPQQSLDIIAGLDEFIAEEEKTARRFLKKLDRNRDIDKVVFHIYNEHSNASEIPGMLASVLNGKNIGILSEAGLPCIADPGAAVVACAHALFIKVVPLSGPSSIILALISAGFNGQNFSFNGYLPIDRPVREKRIRELEALALTRKQTQIFMETPYRNNQMLESILKICKSETMLCIAACISMPNEFIRTMSIADWRLSVPDLNKKPCVFVIGKSRES, from the coding sequence ATGTCAGAAAAAAAAGGAGTGTTATACCTGTTGCCTGCACCGCTCGACCCTGAATTCAGCTATGCCGTACTTCCGCAGCAAAGCCTTGATATTATTGCAGGACTTGACGAATTTATCGCAGAGGAAGAAAAAACTGCCCGGCGTTTTTTAAAAAAGTTAGACCGGAACCGGGATATTGACAAAGTGGTCTTTCATATATACAACGAACATTCAAACGCAAGTGAAATCCCGGGTATGTTAGCTTCTGTTTTGAATGGCAAGAATATAGGAATTCTTTCAGAGGCGGGGCTTCCATGCATTGCCGACCCGGGTGCTGCAGTGGTAGCTTGTGCACATGCACTATTTATAAAAGTTGTTCCGTTGAGCGGACCTTCATCCATAATACTTGCATTGATCAGTGCAGGCTTCAACGGTCAGAATTTTTCATTTAACGGTTATCTTCCGATTGATAGGCCGGTGCGTGAAAAAAGAATTCGTGAGCTGGAAGCACTTGCGCTTACGCGAAAGCAGACGCAGATTTTTATGGAAACGCCCTACAGGAATAACCAGATGCTGGAATCTATTCTGAAAATCTGTAAAAGTGAGACGATGTTATGTATTGCAGCCTGCATCAGCATGCCGAATGAATTTATACGAACCATGAGTATTGCCGATTGGCGACTGTCGGTTCCCGACCTGAACAAAAAGCCCTGCGTGTTTGTGATTGGAAAGAGTCGGGAGTCGTGA
- a CDS encoding T9SS type A sorting domain-containing protein, translating to MNKTHTIRRNSFPKRKNFFISAMLLALCLFSLNTKALNLFWVGGSGNWNDPAHWDIVSGGSGGYAVPSSPDNVYFDVNSFSASGQTVTINQFSNCNDFIWTSGQSPVLEGTLSIVINGSIVLESGMIWNFTGPLYLNDKQTGVNTVTTNGVSISGPIYFGIMGNNGLGWMLLDDLTCTNLVNVYSSVLNTNNKNVTCQNFVAGTGYTQGGLYLGNSTVTITGYYCNLGYGFVTDAGSATVKFTSSFYTSLNIENPIASGFSVGKVEWTSGSGGGLLKNNTGTIVTFNEVFFAGNGYIYGDNIYNTSLTFSAGKWYSLESYKTQTIGPAGTFTANGDAQNPITISSSSDKAYFSKASGTVTVNYVTIKNNAANGGAEFYAHSSWDYGNVSGWIFDQPVAVNLTLVSAIACYGGNATVEAAATGGNGVYTYSIDGIAAPTNIFTTSAGFHSVIVTDGNGLTASATININQNDAVGLTLTETSAIACHGGTATVTATATGGNGMYTYTIDGIAASTNIFTVTAGVHTVVVTDGNGCSATAAITINQPVELSVSAVVSGSTATVNASGSMPPYAYSIDGVIWVNSNSFTLSPGTYILCAKDACGNTKTASVTIVPQTSLAVTIAALAPFTQYPTCAFVNGGYPNIVSGLVNSVQFFPTVSGTTNGLTYSWYPATGLNNPTIANPVFTPVIAQGGCGIYGFTLIVRNSYGDEATATVDVNVINPQTPGTKPGTKYTICHREGGANPDISISVNALPAHFSNHLDCLGSCNFSCISNRELEAAAENNNKTIENAVIENTPNPFNGKTNITFRLPYANHVKIDVYDITGKRVSTMFDGESTGGQVYTTIFDGSTLPSGIYIYRMTTNEEVFTGKMILQKD from the coding sequence ATGAATAAAACACACACAATCCGTAGAAATTCATTTCCTAAAAGGAAAAATTTCTTCATTTCGGCCATGCTTCTGGCGTTGTGCCTGTTCAGTCTAAATACCAAGGCCCTAAATCTTTTCTGGGTAGGAGGCTCCGGAAACTGGAATGACCCTGCTCATTGGGATATCGTGTCGGGAGGCTCCGGTGGGTACGCAGTGCCATCATCACCCGACAACGTGTATTTTGATGTCAACAGTTTCAGTGCTTCCGGACAAACAGTTACTATTAATCAGTTTTCCAATTGCAATGACTTCATCTGGACATCAGGGCAAAGCCCGGTGCTGGAAGGAACCTTAAGTATTGTCATCAATGGCTCGATAGTACTTGAATCCGGGATGATATGGAATTTCACAGGGCCATTATACTTAAACGATAAACAGACCGGAGTAAATACCGTAACGACAAATGGAGTTTCCATATCCGGACCAATATATTTCGGTATCATGGGAAACAACGGTCTGGGATGGATGTTACTTGATGATTTGACTTGTACCAATCTGGTCAATGTATATTCTTCCGTTCTAAACACAAACAATAAAAATGTGACCTGTCAGAACTTTGTTGCCGGAACAGGATACACACAGGGCGGATTATATCTTGGGAATTCAACGGTTACAATTACCGGATATTATTGCAACCTTGGCTATGGTTTCGTTACCGATGCCGGTTCGGCTACGGTAAAGTTCACTTCAAGCTTCTACACGTCCCTCAATATCGAGAATCCAATTGCATCCGGCTTCAGCGTTGGCAAAGTTGAATGGACCAGTGGCTCAGGAGGCGGTCTATTAAAGAACAACACCGGTACAATCGTAACTTTTAACGAAGTGTTTTTCGCAGGAAATGGGTACATCTACGGTGACAATATCTACAACACAAGTCTTACCTTTTCAGCCGGGAAATGGTATTCTCTTGAGTCTTACAAAACACAAACCATTGGTCCCGCCGGGACATTTACAGCAAACGGTGATGCTCAGAATCCGATTACAATATCGTCATCATCGGATAAAGCCTATTTCAGCAAGGCCAGCGGCACTGTTACAGTAAACTATGTAACAATTAAGAACAATGCCGCCAATGGCGGGGCGGAATTTTATGCGCATAGTTCCTGGGATTATGGAAATGTATCCGGTTGGATCTTCGATCAGCCAGTTGCTGTCAATCTCACACTCGTCAGCGCAATTGCCTGTTACGGCGGAAATGCAACGGTTGAAGCTGCTGCCACAGGCGGCAACGGCGTTTACACTTATTCAATCGATGGAATTGCTGCACCAACAAATATTTTCACAACTTCGGCCGGATTTCATTCTGTCATCGTAACCGACGGAAACGGATTAACAGCTTCTGCCACTATCAACATAAACCAGAACGATGCTGTTGGATTAACATTAACTGAAACTTCTGCAATAGCCTGTCATGGCGGAACAGCAACAGTTACTGCCACAGCAACAGGCGGCAACGGTATGTACACTTATACAATTGATGGTATCGCAGCATCAACAAACATCTTCACAGTAACTGCAGGTGTACATACGGTGGTTGTAACCGATGGAAACGGATGCTCTGCAACCGCCGCAATCACAATAAACCAGCCGGTTGAACTGTCAGTATCCGCGGTAGTGAGTGGCAGCACAGCCACTGTAAATGCATCCGGCAGTATGCCACCCTATGCATACAGCATAGACGGCGTAATCTGGGTTAACAGCAATTCGTTTACACTGTCGCCGGGCACCTATATATTATGTGCGAAAGATGCTTGCGGGAATACCAAAACAGCAAGTGTAACTATTGTGCCGCAAACATCATTGGCTGTTACAATTGCTGCTTTAGCACCATTTACGCAATATCCTACCTGTGCCTTTGTTAACGGTGGCTATCCCAATATCGTCTCCGGCCTTGTGAATTCCGTACAATTCTTTCCAACGGTTTCCGGTACAACTAACGGGCTTACCTATTCATGGTATCCGGCAACGGGTTTGAATAATCCAACTATTGCTAATCCCGTTTTCACTCCGGTAATTGCACAAGGCGGTTGCGGCATATACGGGTTCACACTGATTGTCAGAAACTCATATGGAGATGAGGCCACAGCAACCGTTGATGTGAATGTAATCAATCCGCAAACGCCGGGTACAAAGCCGGGCACTAAGTATACAATATGTCATCGTGAAGGAGGTGCAAACCCGGATATCAGTATAAGCGTAAACGCGCTGCCGGCCCATTTTTCAAATCATCTGGATTGTCTGGGCTCATGCAACTTCTCCTGTATTTCTAACAGAGAATTGGAGGCAGCTGCAGAGAACAACAACAAAACCATAGAAAATGCCGTAATAGAAAATACCCCCAACCCTTTCAACGGTAAAACCAATATAACCTTCAGACTTCCTTATGCAAACCATGTGAAGATAGATGTGTATGATATAACCGGGAAGCGCGTCAGCACAATGTTTGATGGAGAATCAACTGGCGGACAGGTATACACGACAATCTTTGACGGCAGCACCCTTCCTTCAGGAATATACATCTACAGAATGACAACAAACGAGGAAGTGTTCACAGGAAAGATGATTCTGCAAAAAGATTAG
- a CDS encoding nucleoside deaminase — protein sequence MTTDRIIYLEALKQAQKSLSEGGIPIGAVLFDGEKVIGAGHNQRVQKDNPILHGEMDCLQNAGRHASYKGMTLYTTLSPCMMCSGTIVQFKIKRVVVGEKLNFEGNIPFLQQHGVEVILLHDEETTLMMKNFIDQNPVLWNEDITE from the coding sequence ATGACAACAGACCGTATAATCTATCTTGAGGCGCTGAAACAGGCGCAGAAAAGTCTGAGTGAAGGTGGTATTCCTATTGGTGCCGTTCTCTTTGATGGCGAAAAGGTAATTGGAGCCGGCCACAACCAGCGGGTTCAAAAAGACAATCCGATCTTGCACGGTGAAATGGATTGCCTGCAGAATGCAGGCCGCCATGCCTCTTATAAAGGAATGACTTTATATACCACGCTCAGCCCATGTATGATGTGCTCCGGCACAATTGTACAATTTAAAATCAAGCGGGTGGTAGTAGGAGAGAAGCTGAATTTTGAAGGTAACATTCCGTTTCTTCAGCAGCACGGAGTGGAGGTTATACTATTACATGATGAAGAAACTACGCTGATGATGAAGAATTTCATCGATCAGAACCCCGTTCTCTGGAACGAAGATATCACAGAATAA